The following proteins are co-located in the Frigidibacter mobilis genome:
- a CDS encoding ABC-type transport auxiliary lipoprotein family protein, whose amino-acid sequence MNPIRPALLALALLLMSGCGALTAVSEASAPRDAYTLSPVVAASAPAAGRGHLVVELPSSAGALANDRILIKPVAFQAQYLPDAQWSEPAPALVQTLLVTSFQNLGGFRLVGRTGAGLMPDYTLMTELQEFHAQPAGPDAKPLDIHVSAMMTLIRESDRRIIGSHRFATTALVQTDQSADIVQGFDSALQTLLREAVVWTGAQAR is encoded by the coding sequence ATGAACCCGATCCGCCCCGCCTTGCTTGCCCTGGCGCTTTTGCTCATGTCCGGCTGCGGTGCCCTCACCGCCGTGTCAGAGGCCAGCGCACCACGGGATGCCTATACCCTGTCGCCGGTGGTGGCCGCATCGGCGCCCGCAGCGGGCAGGGGGCATCTGGTGGTCGAACTGCCAAGCTCTGCCGGGGCGCTGGCGAATGACCGGATCCTGATCAAGCCAGTGGCCTTTCAGGCGCAGTATCTGCCCGATGCCCAATGGTCCGAACCCGCGCCCGCGCTTGTGCAGACGCTGCTGGTCACCTCGTTCCAGAACCTTGGCGGCTTTCGGCTGGTCGGGCGGACCGGCGCCGGGCTGATGCCCGACTATACGCTGATGACAGAGCTGCAGGAGTTCCACGCCCAGCCGGCGGGGCCTGACGCAAAGCCGCTGGATATCCACGTCAGCGCGATGATGACGCTGATCCGCGAATCCGACCGGCGCATCATCGGGTCGCACCGTTTTGCCACTACGGCACTTGTCCAGACGGACCAGAGCGCCGACATCGTTCAAGGCTTCGACAGCGCCCTGCAAACGCTGCTGCGTGAGGCGGTCGTTTGGACCGGCGCGCAGGCAAGGTGA
- a CDS encoding MlaD family protein, translating to METRARYILVGVFTLASVLAILGFTLWLAKVQIDRTYAQYDIVFDSVAGLGQASAVQYNGVTVGKVLTIALDEDNPALVRVRIEIDASTPVRADTMATLSSQGVTGVSYVALEGGSVVAGPLFRVPPADVPLIPSKPSVLQDLITGMPDLLAEAILLMRDIRGFTTPENGAAITEILRNVEQATARIDTMATQTESVMTAAEATLVRVDEALVDVRTAFNSANAVLEDDVPAVMDRLGAAAASLDRAVSGFETFSREGLPQFSALAKDARALAANISALTSRIGSDPGRFLLGTQTPEYRR from the coding sequence ATGGAAACGCGCGCAAGATACATCCTTGTCGGGGTCTTCACCCTTGCCAGCGTTCTGGCGATCCTCGGCTTCACGCTGTGGCTTGCCAAGGTCCAGATCGACCGGACCTATGCGCAATATGACATCGTCTTCGACAGCGTCGCCGGCCTCGGCCAGGCCAGCGCGGTGCAGTATAACGGCGTCACCGTCGGCAAGGTGCTGACCATCGCGCTGGACGAGGACAATCCCGCGCTGGTGCGGGTGCGGATCGAGATCGACGCCAGCACCCCGGTCCGCGCCGACACGATGGCAACCCTGTCCTCGCAGGGTGTGACCGGCGTGTCCTATGTGGCGCTGGAGGGGGGAAGTGTCGTGGCAGGCCCCCTGTTCAGGGTGCCGCCGGCCGATGTGCCGCTGATCCCCTCGAAACCCTCGGTCCTGCAGGATCTGATCACCGGGATGCCCGATCTGCTGGCCGAGGCGATCTTGCTGATGCGCGATATCCGCGGCTTCACCACGCCCGAGAATGGCGCCGCGATCACCGAGATCCTGCGCAATGTCGAACAGGCCACCGCCCGCATCGACACGATGGCGACGCAGACGGAATCCGTGATGACCGCGGCCGAGGCGACGCTGGTCCGGGTCGATGAGGCGCTGGTCGATGTTCGGACAGCCTTCAACAGCGCCAATGCGGTGCTGGAGGATGACGTGCCGGCGGTGATGGACCGACTTGGGGCCGCTGCCGCAAGCCTCGACCGGGCCGTCTCTGGCTTCGAGACCTTCTCACGCGAGGGGCTGCCGCAGTTCAGCGCCCTCGCCAAGGACGCGCGGGCGCTGGCGGCCAATATCAGCGCCCTGACCTCGCGGATCGGCAGCGACCCCGGCCGGTTCCTGCTGGGCACCCAGACCCCGGAATACAGGAGATGA